In one Labrys wisconsinensis genomic region, the following are encoded:
- the efeB gene encoding iron uptake transporter deferrochelatase/peroxidase subunit produces MTTSDTPRRPEEPRDPARRSLLRGLAAGGAALGTLPAGPLLAQSMQEPTGRTAAMAQQRQGFYGFHQAGVVTPAPAAGLLAAFDVLATGRGDLARMFRVLTERIAFLMAGGTPPAIDPKFPPPDSGILGPVVVPDDLTVTAAVGASLFDGRFGLAPVRPKRLTPMAQFPNDALDPASCHGDLLLQFCANTPEAAIHALRDVVKNTPDLLSLRWKIDGFLPAAAMTSGRKETTRNLLGFKDGTANPDPADAALMDRIVWVRPGADEPAWAVGGTYQVVRIIRNFVERWDRTPLQEQQSIIGRVKATGAPLGLTGERDDPAYAGDPEGARIRLDAHIRLANPRTADTARSLILRRPYNYSRGITRSGQLDMGLLFICFQSDLEAGFVAIQNRLNNEPLEEYIKPTGGGYFFTLPGVAEPGGHLGQDMLASA; encoded by the coding sequence ATGACGACATCCGACACCCCCCGACGTCCCGAGGAGCCGCGCGACCCGGCGCGGCGCAGCCTGCTGCGGGGCCTGGCCGCCGGCGGCGCGGCGCTCGGCACCCTGCCGGCCGGCCCGCTCCTCGCCCAGTCGATGCAGGAGCCGACGGGCCGTACCGCGGCGATGGCCCAGCAGCGCCAGGGCTTCTACGGCTTCCACCAGGCGGGCGTGGTGACGCCGGCGCCGGCCGCCGGCCTCCTCGCCGCCTTCGACGTGCTGGCGACCGGCCGCGGGGACCTGGCGCGGATGTTCCGCGTCCTGACCGAGCGCATCGCCTTCCTGATGGCGGGGGGAACCCCGCCCGCGATCGACCCGAAGTTCCCGCCGCCGGACTCCGGCATCCTCGGCCCGGTCGTGGTGCCGGACGATCTCACCGTCACCGCCGCGGTCGGCGCCTCGCTGTTCGACGGGCGCTTCGGCCTGGCGCCGGTCCGGCCGAAGCGCCTCACGCCGATGGCGCAATTCCCGAACGATGCGCTCGATCCCGCCTCCTGCCACGGCGACCTCCTGCTGCAGTTCTGCGCCAACACGCCGGAGGCCGCCATCCACGCCCTGCGCGACGTGGTGAAGAACACGCCCGACCTCCTCAGCCTGCGCTGGAAGATCGACGGCTTCCTCCCCGCCGCCGCCATGACGTCCGGCCGCAAGGAGACGACGCGCAACCTGCTCGGCTTCAAGGACGGCACCGCCAATCCCGACCCGGCCGACGCCGCGCTGATGGACCGCATCGTCTGGGTGCGGCCGGGCGCGGACGAGCCCGCCTGGGCCGTCGGCGGCACCTACCAGGTGGTGCGGATCATCCGCAATTTCGTCGAGCGCTGGGACCGCACGCCGCTGCAGGAGCAGCAGTCCATCATCGGGCGCGTCAAGGCGACGGGAGCGCCCCTGGGCCTCACGGGCGAGCGCGACGACCCGGCCTATGCCGGCGACCCCGAGGGCGCGCGCATCCGCCTGGACGCCCATATCCGCCTGGCCAACCCGCGCACCGCGGACACGGCGCGGAGCCTGATCCTGCGCCGGCCGTACAACTATTCCCGCGGCATTACGAGGTCGGGCCAGCTCGACATGGGCCTCCTCTTCATCTGCTTCCAATCGGACCTGGAGGCGGGGTTCGTCGCCATCCAGAACCGCCTGAACAACGAACCGCTCGAGGAATACATCAAGCCGACGGGCGGCGGCTATTTCTTCACCCTGCCGGGTGTCGCGGAACCGGGGGGGCATCTGGGTCAGGACATGCTGGCATCGGCCTGA
- the efeO gene encoding iron uptake system protein EfeO, translating to MRRILTAGTGLAALALAASAAAANAPPSPLELVEPIAQYKIYVSKEVATLVEKTKAFTDAVKAGDLQKAQALYGPSRIYYERVEPIAELFNDLDGAIDSRADDHAQKEQDPGFTGFHRLEYSLFVEKKTDGLAPIADKLVADVADLQGRIKGLTTPPDKVVGGAAALIEEVAATKISGEEDRYGHTDLWDFQANVDGAKKIVDLLKPAIEKADKPLLVKVEGNFATVDKILAKYKTKDGGFESYDKVTDADRTALKGPVTALAEDLSQLRGTLGLN from the coding sequence ATGAGACGCATCCTGACCGCCGGCACCGGCCTCGCCGCCCTGGCCCTCGCGGCGAGCGCCGCCGCGGCCAACGCGCCGCCCTCCCCGCTCGAGCTGGTCGAGCCGATCGCCCAGTACAAGATCTATGTCAGCAAGGAGGTCGCGACGCTGGTGGAGAAGACCAAGGCCTTCACCGACGCGGTCAAGGCCGGCGACCTCCAGAAGGCGCAGGCGCTCTACGGCCCGAGCCGCATCTACTATGAGCGGGTCGAGCCGATCGCCGAGTTGTTCAACGACCTCGACGGCGCCATCGACAGCCGTGCCGACGACCATGCCCAGAAGGAGCAGGATCCCGGCTTCACCGGCTTCCACCGCCTCGAGTACAGCCTGTTCGTCGAGAAGAAGACCGACGGGCTCGCCCCCATCGCCGACAAGCTCGTGGCCGACGTCGCCGACCTGCAGGGCCGGATCAAGGGCCTGACCACCCCGCCGGACAAGGTGGTGGGCGGCGCGGCCGCGCTGATCGAGGAGGTCGCGGCCACGAAGATCTCCGGCGAGGAGGACCGCTACGGCCACACCGACCTGTGGGACTTCCAGGCCAATGTCGACGGCGCCAAGAAGATCGTCGACCTGCTCAAGCCGGCGATCGAGAAGGCCGACAAGCCGCTGCTCGTCAAGGTCGAGGGCAACTTCGCCACGGTCGACAAGATCCTGGCCAAGTACAAGACCAAGGACGGCGGCTTCGAGAGCTACGACAAGGTCACCGACGCCGACCGCACGGCCCTGAAGGGACCGGTGACGGCCCTGGCCGAGGACCTGTCGCAGCTGCGCGGCACGCTCGGCCTGAACTGA
- the poxB gene encoding ubiquinone-dependent pyruvate dehydrogenase: MAETVADQFAATLAAAGVKRIYGVVGDSLNGLTDALRRQGRIEWIHVRHEEVAAFAAGAEAHLTDALAVCAGSCGPGNLHLINGLYDCHRSRVPVLAVAAHIPSSEIGSGYFQETHPQDLFRECSHYSELVADAAQMPRVLEIAIREAVGRRGVSVVVMPGDVALRKAAEAPAPKPAGLLPARPVVTPAPAELGQLAAILNAGRRVTLLCGSGCAGAHEALLALGERLKAPMVHAMRGKEHVAWDNPYDVGMTGLIGFSSGYYAMFDCDVLLMLGTDFPYRQFYPAGGSARIAQVDIRPEQIGRRAPVDLGVVGDVRATIEALLPLLTEKTDRAHLDKAVVHYRRARGDLDALAAGRPGRRPIHPQQVAKAISDRAAADAIFTCDVGLPTVWAARYLAMNGKRRLLGSFWHGSMANAMAQAIGAQAAFPGRQVVSLSGDGGFAMLMGDLLSLTQLGLPAKVVVFNNGALGFIEIEQKSTGFLPTGTELANPNFAAMAEAVGIRGIRLEDPAEVESGIAAALAHDGPVLVDAVVARTELPIPPAVTADMAKGFTLYMLKAVFSGRGDELVDLARTNLWH, translated from the coding sequence GGATCGAATGGATCCATGTCCGCCACGAGGAGGTCGCCGCCTTCGCCGCCGGCGCCGAAGCGCACCTCACCGACGCCCTGGCGGTGTGCGCCGGCAGCTGCGGGCCCGGCAACCTGCACCTGATCAACGGCCTCTACGACTGCCACCGCTCGCGCGTGCCGGTGCTGGCCGTCGCCGCCCACATCCCCTCGTCCGAGATCGGCTCGGGCTATTTCCAGGAGACGCATCCGCAGGACCTTTTCCGCGAATGCAGCCATTACAGCGAGCTGGTCGCCGACGCGGCCCAGATGCCGCGCGTGCTCGAGATCGCCATCCGCGAGGCGGTGGGCAGGCGCGGCGTCTCGGTGGTGGTGATGCCCGGCGACGTGGCGCTGCGCAAGGCGGCCGAGGCGCCGGCGCCCAAGCCCGCGGGCCTCCTGCCGGCACGGCCGGTGGTGACGCCGGCGCCGGCCGAGCTCGGGCAGCTCGCCGCGATCCTCAACGCCGGCCGCCGCGTCACGCTCCTGTGCGGCTCGGGCTGCGCCGGCGCGCACGAGGCGCTGCTGGCGCTGGGCGAACGGCTCAAGGCGCCGATGGTGCACGCCATGCGCGGCAAGGAGCACGTCGCCTGGGACAACCCTTACGACGTCGGCATGACCGGCCTGATCGGCTTCTCCTCCGGCTATTACGCCATGTTCGACTGCGACGTGCTCTTGATGCTCGGCACGGACTTTCCCTATCGCCAGTTCTATCCCGCCGGGGGCTCGGCGCGCATCGCCCAGGTCGACATCCGTCCCGAGCAGATCGGCCGCCGCGCGCCGGTCGATCTCGGCGTGGTCGGCGACGTCCGGGCGACGATCGAAGCGCTGCTGCCGCTCCTCACCGAGAAGACAGATCGCGCCCATCTCGACAAGGCGGTGGTGCATTATCGTCGCGCACGCGGCGACCTCGACGCCCTCGCCGCCGGCCGCCCGGGGCGCCGGCCGATCCATCCCCAGCAGGTCGCCAAGGCGATCAGCGACCGGGCGGCGGCGGATGCAATCTTCACCTGCGACGTCGGCCTGCCCACGGTCTGGGCGGCGCGCTACCTCGCCATGAACGGCAAGCGCCGGCTGCTCGGCTCATTCTGGCACGGCTCGATGGCCAATGCCATGGCGCAGGCCATCGGCGCCCAGGCGGCCTTTCCCGGGCGCCAGGTCGTCTCGCTTTCCGGCGACGGCGGCTTCGCCATGCTGATGGGCGACCTCCTCAGCCTGACCCAGCTCGGCCTGCCGGCCAAGGTGGTCGTCTTCAACAACGGCGCCCTCGGCTTCATCGAGATCGAGCAGAAGTCGACCGGCTTCCTGCCCACGGGGACCGAGCTCGCCAATCCCAACTTCGCCGCCATGGCCGAGGCGGTCGGCATCCGCGGCATCCGGCTGGAGGACCCCGCCGAGGTCGAGAGCGGCATCGCCGCGGCGCTCGCCCATGACGGGCCGGTGCTGGTCGACGCGGTGGTGGCGCGCACCGAGCTGCCGATCCCGCCGGCGGTGACGGCCGACATGGCCAAGGGCTTCACGCTCTACATGCTCAAGGCCGTGTTCAGCGGCCGCGGCGACGAGCTCGTCGACCTCGCCCGCACCAACCTCTGGCACTGA